The Bacillota bacterium genome contains a region encoding:
- a CDS encoding UPF0175 family protein, with amino-acid sequence MKQVAVNIPDEVVTFLGFKEKDLSRELLVRFAVTLYGEGRVSLGKAAEIAGLSYADFMELLAEYGLGINYGVEDLEEDLRTLREIDALGNDRC; translated from the coding sequence ATGAAGCAAGTAGCCGTAAATATACCTGATGAGGTGGTAACATTTCTCGGTTTTAAGGAAAAAGACCTATCAAGGGAGCTTTTAGTAAGGTTCGCCGTTACTTTATATGGAGAAGGCAGGGTAAGTTTAGGGAAAGCTGCGGAAATAGCTGGCCTGTCCTACGCGGACTTTATGGAGCTCCTTGCTGAGTATGGCCTTGGCATAAATTACGGAGTCGAAGACTTAGAAGAGGACCTGCGCACGCTAAGGGAGATAGATGCCCTTGGAAACGACCGTTGTTAG